In the genome of Mycobacterium kansasii ATCC 12478, one region contains:
- the aftB gene encoding terminal beta-(1->2)-arabinofuranosyltransferase yields the protein MGPLLPSASSRFKALRASALARRPAVRRARWPVFPYEPVVRISLWVSVAVVCMLFGWGAWQRRWIADDGLIVLRTVRNLLAGNGPVFNMGERVEANTSTVWTYLLYVASWVGGPMRLEYVALAVALMLSLLGAALLMLGTGRLYAPSLRGRRAIMLPAGALVYIAVPPARDFATSGLESGLVLTYLGLLWWMMVCWAQPLRVRPHGRVFIGALAFVAGCSVLVRPELALMGGLALIMMLVAARTWRRRVLIVVAGGFLPVAYQIFRMGYYALLVPGTALAKDAAGDKWSQGMIYLSNFNRPYALWVPIVLLVPLGLVLMLARRRPSFLRPMVAPDYGRVARAVQSPAAVVAFMIGSGLLQALYWIRQGGDFMHGRVLLAPLFCLLAPVAVIPVLLPDGKDFSKETGYWLAGGVSILWLGVAGWSLWAANSPGMGDDATHVTYTGIVDERRFYAQATGHAHPLTAADYLDYPRMAAVLTALDNTPEGALLLPSGNYNQWDLVPMIPPGTAPGIPATQKPQHAVFFTNLGMLGMNVGLDVRVIDQIGLANPLAQHTERLKHGRIGHDKNLFPDWVIADGPWVKWYPGVPGYLDPAWVAQAEAALKCPATQAVLNSVRAPLTLRRFVSNVVHSFEFTRYRIDRVPLNELIRCGLEVPDVSPAPARE from the coding sequence TTGGGGCCGCTGTTGCCTTCGGCTAGTTCGAGATTCAAGGCCCTGCGGGCCAGCGCGCTGGCCCGCAGGCCCGCAGTCCGGCGGGCCAGGTGGCCGGTTTTTCCCTATGAGCCGGTGGTCCGGATCAGTCTATGGGTCAGCGTGGCAGTGGTCTGCATGCTGTTCGGCTGGGGTGCGTGGCAACGACGCTGGATCGCCGACGACGGGCTGATCGTGCTGCGCACGGTGCGCAACCTGCTGGCCGGCAACGGGCCGGTGTTCAACATGGGCGAGCGCGTGGAGGCCAATACGTCGACGGTGTGGACGTACTTGCTGTACGTGGCCAGCTGGGTAGGCGGGCCGATGCGGCTGGAATATGTGGCGCTGGCCGTGGCCCTGATGCTGTCGTTGCTGGGGGCGGCGCTGCTCATGCTGGGTACCGGGCGGTTGTATGCGCCCAGCCTGCGCGGCCGCCGGGCGATCATGTTGCCGGCCGGCGCGCTGGTCTACATCGCGGTGCCGCCGGCGCGAGACTTCGCAACGTCAGGGCTGGAAAGCGGACTGGTGCTGACCTATCTGGGCCTGCTGTGGTGGATGATGGTGTGCTGGGCGCAGCCGCTGCGGGTCCGTCCCCACGGCCGGGTGTTCATAGGTGCGCTGGCGTTCGTCGCGGGATGCAGCGTCCTGGTCCGGCCGGAGCTGGCGCTGATGGGCGGCCTGGCCTTGATCATGATGCTGGTCGCGGCGCGGACCTGGCGCCGCCGGGTGCTGATCGTGGTGGCCGGCGGCTTCCTGCCGGTCGCCTACCAGATCTTCCGGATGGGCTACTACGCGTTATTGGTGCCCGGTACCGCGCTGGCCAAGGACGCCGCCGGCGACAAGTGGTCGCAGGGCATGATCTATCTCTCGAATTTCAACCGGCCCTACGCCCTATGGGTGCCGATCGTGCTTTTGGTGCCGCTTGGCCTGGTTCTGATGCTGGCTCGTCGTAGGCCGTCGTTCCTGCGTCCGATGGTGGCGCCCGACTACGGGCGGGTGGCCCGGGCGGTACAGAGCCCGGCGGCGGTGGTGGCCTTCATGATCGGCAGCGGCCTGCTGCAGGCGCTGTACTGGATCCGGCAAGGCGGCGATTTCATGCACGGCCGCGTGTTGCTGGCGCCGCTCTTCTGCTTGCTGGCTCCGGTGGCGGTAATTCCGGTGCTACTGCCCGATGGCAAGGACTTCTCCAAGGAGACTGGTTACTGGCTGGCCGGTGGGGTCAGCATCCTCTGGCTGGGTGTGGCGGGCTGGTCGCTGTGGGCAGCGAACTCGCCGGGCATGGGCGACGACGCCACGCACGTCACCTATACCGGCATCGTCGACGAGCGCCGCTTCTACGCGCAGGCCACCGGACACGCCCATCCGCTGACCGCCGCCGACTACCTCGATTACCCGCGGATGGCCGCCGTGCTGACCGCGCTTGACAACACCCCCGAAGGCGCTCTGCTGCTGCCGTCGGGCAACTACAACCAGTGGGATCTGGTGCCGATGATCCCGCCGGGAACCGCTCCCGGTATCCCGGCGACCCAAAAGCCGCAACACGCGGTGTTTTTCACCAATTTGGGGATGCTGGGCATGAACGTGGGACTCGATGTCAGAGTGATCGACCAGATCGGGCTGGCAAACCCGCTGGCCCAACACACCGAGCGGTTGAAGCACGGCCGGATCGGCCACGACAAGAACCTGTTCCCCGACTGGGTGATCGCCGACGGCCCGTGGGTGAAGTGGTATCCCGGTGTTCCGGGATACCTCGACCCCGCGTGGGTCGCTCAGGCGGAGGCGGCCCTGAAATGCCCCGCGACCCAGGCGGTGCTGAACTCGGTGCGTGCGCCGTTGACCCTGCGCCGTTTTGTGTCCAACGTGGTGCACTCCTTCGAGTTCACCCGGTACCGGATCGACCGGGTGCCGCTCAACGAACTCATCAGGTGCGGACTCGAGGTGCCCGACGTGTCGCCGGCCCCGGCTCGGGAGTGA
- a CDS encoding glycosyltransferase, protein MTAESLLSRIILPRPGEPLDVRKLYLEESTTNARRAHATSRTSLQIGPESEVSFATYFNAFPASYWRRWSICTSVVLRVELIGAGRLDVYRTKATGARIFVEGRAFAGASDQPQVVEVEVGLQPFEDGGWIWFDITTDTAVTLLNGGWYAPIPAPGTANIAVGIPTFNRPADCANALAELTADPLVDQVIGAVIVPDQGTRKVRDHPDFSAAAARLGNRLSLHDQPNLGGSGGYSRVMYEALKNTDCQQILFMDDDIRIEPDSILRVLAMHRFAKSPMLVGGQMLNLQEPSHLHIMGEVVNRSNFMWTAAPHAEYDHDFAEYPLGDKEDKSKLLHRRIDVDYNGWWTCMIPRQVAEELGQPLPLFIKWDDADYGLRAAEHGYPTVTLPGAAIWHMAWSDKDDAIDWQAYFHLRNRLVVAAMHWNGDVTGLVRSHLKATLKHLACLEYSTVAIQNKAIDDFLAGPEHIFSILESALPDVHRIRKAYPDAVVLPAASELPPPLHKNKVMKPPVNPVTIGYRLARGIVHNLTTADPAHHERPEYNVPTQDARWFRLCTVDGVTVTTADGCGVVYRQRDRAKMFALLWQSLRRQRQLTRRFDEMRKVYRAALPVLSSKQKWETVLFTVENQERRHA, encoded by the coding sequence ATGACCGCCGAAAGCCTGCTGTCCCGCATCATCCTGCCGCGACCGGGCGAACCGCTCGACGTGCGCAAGCTGTACCTCGAGGAGTCGACCACCAACGCGCGGCGCGCGCACGCCACGAGCCGGACCTCGCTGCAGATCGGCCCCGAGTCAGAGGTGTCGTTCGCCACGTATTTCAATGCGTTTCCGGCCAGCTACTGGCGACGCTGGTCGATCTGCACGTCCGTGGTGCTGCGCGTCGAGCTCATCGGTGCGGGGCGCCTCGACGTCTACCGAACCAAGGCCACCGGTGCCCGCATCTTCGTCGAGGGCCGGGCGTTCGCCGGCGCTTCGGACCAGCCGCAGGTCGTCGAGGTCGAGGTGGGGCTGCAACCGTTCGAGGACGGCGGCTGGATCTGGTTCGACATCACCACCGACACCGCGGTCACCCTGCTCAACGGTGGCTGGTACGCGCCCATCCCCGCCCCGGGTACCGCCAACATCGCGGTCGGCATCCCCACCTTCAACCGCCCCGCGGACTGCGCCAACGCGCTGGCCGAACTCACCGCAGACCCGCTGGTTGACCAGGTGATCGGCGCGGTGATCGTGCCCGACCAAGGCACCCGCAAAGTGCGCGACCATCCGGACTTCTCCGCCGCCGCGGCACGACTGGGCAATCGGCTCTCCCTCCACGACCAGCCCAACCTGGGCGGTTCCGGCGGCTACAGCCGGGTGATGTACGAAGCGCTGAAAAACACCGACTGCCAGCAGATCCTGTTCATGGACGACGACATCCGCATCGAGCCGGACTCCATTCTGCGGGTGCTGGCCATGCACCGCTTCGCCAAGAGCCCGATGCTGGTCGGCGGGCAGATGCTCAACCTGCAGGAGCCCTCGCACCTGCACATCATGGGCGAAGTCGTCAACCGATCGAACTTCATGTGGACCGCCGCCCCGCACGCCGAATACGACCACGACTTCGCCGAATACCCGCTGGGCGACAAAGAGGACAAGAGCAAGCTGCTGCACCGGCGCATCGACGTCGACTACAACGGCTGGTGGACGTGCATGATCCCGCGGCAGGTGGCCGAGGAGCTGGGCCAGCCGCTGCCGTTGTTCATCAAATGGGACGACGCCGACTACGGTCTCCGCGCGGCCGAACACGGCTACCCCACGGTCACGCTGCCCGGCGCGGCGATCTGGCACATGGCCTGGAGCGACAAAGACGACGCCATCGACTGGCAGGCCTACTTCCACCTGCGCAACCGACTGGTGGTGGCCGCGATGCACTGGAACGGTGACGTTACCGGCCTGGTGCGCAGCCACCTCAAAGCAACCCTGAAACACCTTGCCTGCCTGGAATATTCGACAGTGGCGATCCAGAACAAGGCCATCGACGACTTCCTCGCCGGCCCCGAACACATCTTCTCCATCCTGGAATCGGCACTGCCGGACGTGCATCGCATCCGCAAGGCCTACCCCGACGCCGTCGTGCTGCCCGCCGCCAGTGAGCTGCCTCCGCCGTTGCACAAGAACAAGGTGATGAAGCCGCCGGTGAACCCCGTCACCATTGGTTACCGGCTGGCCCGGGGCATCGTGCACAATCTCACGACCGCCGACCCGGCCCACCATGAGCGCCCCGAGTACAACGTGCCCACCCAGGACGCCCGCTGGTTCCGGTTGTGCACGGTCGACGGGGTCACGGTCACGACGGCCGACGGGTGCGGAGTGGTCTACCGGCAGCGCGATCGGGCCAAGATGTTCGCCCTGCTGTGGCAATCGCTGCGCCGCCAACGTCAACTGACCCGCCGCTTCGACGAGATGCGCAAGGTCTACCGCGCCGCGTTGCCGGTACTGTCCAGCAAGCAGAAGTGGGAGACGGTGCTCTTCACGGTGGAAAACCAAGAGCGCCGACATGCCTGA
- a CDS encoding exported repetitive protein: MPNRRRRKLSTTMSAVAALAVASPCAYFLVYESTAGSKPPEHHEFVRAASVADLPGELMSALSQGLSQFGINLPPVPSLTGGSAAGTDLTSPGLTSPGLTSPGLTSPGLTSPGLTSPGLTSPGLTSPTGLTPSTPGSLALPGTTLPPPTPGTAVNPALTSPTGATPGLTSPTGLDPALGGANEIPITTPASLDPGADGTYPILGDPSLGYGPGTGYGPATSPIGTGGGGLGGSSGGGGLLNDVMQAANQLGAGQAIDLLKGVLMPSIMQAIQNGGAAAPAAGAPAAGLPAAVPPAVPAAAAPVVAPPAAPTTPIA, from the coding sequence GTGCCGAATCGACGCCGACGCAAGCTCTCGACCACCATGAGCGCAGTCGCGGCCCTGGCAGTTGCGAGTCCTTGTGCATACTTTCTCGTTTACGAATCGACCGCGGGAAGCAAACCGCCCGAGCACCACGAGTTTGTCCGGGCGGCAAGCGTGGCCGATTTGCCCGGCGAGCTGATGTCGGCCCTGTCGCAAGGGCTTTCGCAGTTCGGCATCAACCTGCCGCCGGTGCCGAGCCTGACCGGCGGCAGTGCCGCCGGCACCGACCTGACCAGTCCTGGCCTGACCAGTCCGGGCCTGACCAGCCCTGGCCTCACCAGCCCGGGGCTGACCAGTCCGGGTCTCACCAGCCCGGGTCTCACCAGCCCGGGCCTGACCAGTCCGACGGGTTTGACGCCGTCGACGCCGGGATCGCTGGCCCTGCCGGGTACCACGTTGCCGCCACCGACGCCGGGGACAGCGGTGAATCCCGCGCTGACCAGCCCCACCGGAGCCACACCGGGTCTGACCAGCCCCACGGGGCTCGACCCGGCACTCGGCGGCGCCAACGAGATTCCCATCACGACGCCCGCCAGCCTGGACCCGGGGGCCGACGGAACCTACCCGATCCTGGGAGACCCGTCGTTGGGCTACGGACCGGGTACCGGCTACGGGCCGGCCACCAGCCCGATCGGCACCGGCGGCGGTGGTCTCGGCGGCAGCAGCGGCGGTGGCGGGCTCCTCAACGACGTGATGCAGGCAGCCAATCAGCTGGGCGCAGGGCAGGCCATCGACCTGTTGAAAGGCGTACTGATGCCGTCCATCATGCAGGCCATCCAGAACGGCGGCGCGGCGGCACCTGCGGCTGGCGCACCCGCCGCCGGCCTGCCCGCCGCGGTTCCGCCAGCAGTGCCGGCGGCCGCCGCACCGGTGGTGGCACCACCGGCAGCGCCGACCACGCCGATCGCCTGA
- a CDS encoding esterase family protein codes for MRGLSVLLRLLCVAVLSIGLGGVTAAAGSSGTAKAAPYETLMVPSGAMGRDIPVAFLGGGPHAVYLLDAFNAGPDVSNWVTAGNAMNTLAGKGISVVAPAGGAYSMYTNWEQDGSKQWETFLSSELPDWLAANKGLAPGGHAAVGASQGGYGAMALAAFHPDRFGFAGSLSGFLYPSSTTTNGAILAGLQEFGGVDGNGMWGAPQLGRWKWHDPCVHVALLAQNNTRVWVWSPTNLGASDPAAMIGQAGAAMGDSRSFYQQYRNVGGHNGHFDFPGGGDNGWGSWSAQLGAMSGDIVGAIR; via the coding sequence ATGAGGGGTCTGTCGGTGTTGCTACGGCTGCTCTGCGTTGCGGTGCTGTCGATCGGGTTGGGCGGTGTCACCGCGGCTGCAGGATCGTCGGGCACGGCCAAAGCCGCCCCCTACGAGACCCTGATGGTGCCGTCGGGCGCCATGGGCCGCGACATCCCGGTCGCGTTCCTGGGCGGCGGCCCCCACGCGGTGTACTTGCTGGATGCCTTCAACGCCGGCCCGGACGTGAGCAACTGGGTCACCGCCGGTAACGCGATGAACACCCTGGCCGGCAAGGGAATCTCGGTGGTCGCCCCGGCCGGCGGTGCCTACAGCATGTACACCAACTGGGAACAGGACGGTAGCAAGCAGTGGGAAACCTTCCTGTCCAGTGAGCTTCCCGATTGGCTGGCGGCCAACAAAGGCCTGGCACCCGGCGGTCACGCCGCCGTGGGCGCATCTCAGGGCGGCTATGGCGCGATGGCGCTGGCCGCGTTCCACCCGGACCGATTCGGCTTCGCCGGATCGCTCTCCGGGTTCCTGTACCCGTCGAGCACCACCACCAACGGCGCGATCCTCGCCGGGCTCCAGGAGTTCGGCGGTGTGGACGGCAACGGCATGTGGGGTGCCCCACAGTTGGGCCGGTGGAAGTGGCACGACCCGTGCGTGCATGTAGCTCTGCTGGCGCAGAACAACACCCGGGTGTGGGTATGGAGTCCGACCAACCTGGGCGCCAGTGATCCTGCCGCCATGATCGGTCAGGCCGGTGCGGCGATGGGTGACAGTAGGTCGTTCTACCAGCAATATCGCAACGTCGGCGGGCACAACGGTCACTTCGACTTCCCGGGCGGCGGCGACAACGGCTGGGGCTCGTGGTCGGCACAGCTGGGCGCCATGTCCGGCGATATCGTCGGCGCGATCCGCTAG
- the ag85A gene encoding diacylglycerol acyltransferase/mycolyltransferase Ag85A: MKLVDRFRGAVTGMPRRLMVGAVGAALLLGLVGVVDVTGGSATASAFSRPGLPVEYLQVPSAAMGRDIKVQFQSGGANSPALYLLDGMRAQEDFNGWDINTPAFEWYYQSGISVVMPVGGQSSFYSDWYNPACGKAGCTTYKWETFLTSELPQYLSANRQVKPTGSAAVGLSMAGSSALILAAYHPAQFIYAGSLSALLDPSQAMGPSLIGLAMGDAGGYKASDMWGPKDDPAWQRNDPTLQVGKLVANNTRIWVYCGNGKPSDLGGDNLPAKFLEGFVRTSNLKFQTAYNAAGGHNAVWNFDDNGTHSWEYWGAQLNAMKPDLQHTLGATPGGGGNGTTQGT; this comes from the coding sequence ATGAAGCTTGTTGACAGGTTTCGTGGCGCCGTGACGGGTATGCCGCGCCGACTCATGGTGGGAGCCGTTGGTGCGGCCCTGCTGTTGGGTCTGGTCGGTGTCGTTGACGTCACTGGCGGTTCGGCGACCGCGAGTGCCTTCTCGCGGCCGGGCCTGCCGGTGGAATACCTGCAGGTGCCCTCGGCGGCCATGGGTCGCGACATCAAGGTCCAGTTCCAGAGCGGTGGGGCGAACTCGCCCGCGCTGTACCTGCTTGACGGTATGCGCGCTCAGGAAGACTTCAACGGCTGGGACATCAACACCCCGGCGTTCGAGTGGTACTACCAGTCGGGCATCTCGGTGGTCATGCCGGTCGGCGGGCAGTCAAGCTTCTACTCCGACTGGTACAACCCGGCCTGCGGTAAGGCCGGCTGCACCACCTACAAGTGGGAGACCTTCCTGACCAGCGAGTTGCCGCAGTACCTGTCGGCCAACCGCCAGGTCAAGCCGACCGGCAGCGCTGCGGTGGGTCTGTCGATGGCCGGCTCGTCGGCGTTGATCCTGGCCGCGTACCACCCGGCGCAGTTCATCTACGCCGGATCGCTGTCGGCGCTGCTCGACCCGTCGCAGGCGATGGGGCCGTCGCTGATCGGCCTGGCCATGGGTGACGCGGGCGGCTACAAGGCCTCCGACATGTGGGGTCCGAAGGATGACCCGGCGTGGCAGCGCAACGACCCGACGCTGCAGGTGGGCAAGCTCGTCGCCAACAACACCCGCATCTGGGTGTACTGCGGCAACGGCAAGCCGTCGGACCTGGGTGGCGACAACCTGCCCGCCAAGTTCCTCGAGGGCTTCGTGCGGACCAGCAACTTGAAGTTCCAGACCGCCTACAACGCGGCCGGTGGGCACAACGCCGTGTGGAACTTCGACGACAACGGCACGCACAGCTGGGAGTACTGGGGTGCGCAGCTCAACGCCATGAAGCCGGACCTGCAGCACACGCTGGGCGCGACACCCGGCGGCGGCGGCAACGGCACCACGCAGGGCACCTAG
- a CDS encoding cutinase family protein, with amino-acid sequence MATNSRRRRRRQRILAWVAAGALASVVALVIVAGVVMLRRQEAPPSAVPPGVLTPGPTTSHPRKPRPAFQDASCPDVQLIAVPGTWESSPQDNPLNPVQFPKALLLNVTGPISQQFPGSRVQTYTVPYTAQFHNPLSSDGQISYNQSRAEGTRAMVQAMTDMTNKCPLTSYVVVGFSQGAVIAGDVASDIGNGRGPVDDDLVLGVTLIADGRRQPGVGNDIPPSPPGEGAEVTLHEVPVLSGLGLTMTGARPGGFGALDSRTNEICAQGDLICAAPQEAFSPANLPTTLNTLAGGAGQPVHAMYATPEFWNSDGQPATQWTLNWAHDLIDKAPHPKHG; translated from the coding sequence ATGGCTACCAACTCCCGGCGCAGAAGACGCCGCCAACGAATCCTCGCCTGGGTTGCGGCCGGAGCCCTGGCGTCGGTCGTCGCCCTGGTCATCGTCGCCGGCGTGGTCATGTTGCGCCGCCAGGAAGCACCGCCCAGCGCAGTACCGCCCGGGGTGCTGACCCCGGGTCCCACCACCTCTCACCCACGCAAACCCCGGCCCGCCTTCCAGGATGCGTCTTGCCCGGACGTGCAGTTGATTGCCGTACCCGGCACCTGGGAGTCGTCACCGCAGGACAACCCGCTTAACCCGGTGCAGTTCCCGAAGGCGTTGCTACTCAATGTGACCGGGCCGATCTCCCAGCAGTTCCCCGGATCGCGGGTGCAGACGTACACGGTTCCCTACACCGCACAATTCCACAATCCGCTCAGTTCCGACGGTCAGATCTCCTACAACCAAAGCCGGGCGGAGGGCACCCGCGCGATGGTGCAGGCCATGACGGACATGACCAACAAGTGCCCGTTGACCAGCTATGTGGTGGTCGGGTTCTCGCAGGGGGCGGTGATTGCCGGCGATGTCGCCAGCGATATCGGCAACGGCCGGGGACCGGTCGATGACGACCTGGTACTGGGCGTGACGCTGATCGCCGATGGCCGTCGCCAGCCGGGGGTGGGCAACGACATCCCGCCCAGCCCGCCGGGTGAGGGCGCCGAGGTCACCCTGCATGAGGTGCCGGTGCTGTCCGGGCTCGGCTTGACGATGACGGGTGCACGCCCGGGCGGCTTCGGCGCGCTCGACAGTCGCACCAACGAGATCTGTGCCCAGGGCGATCTGATTTGCGCCGCGCCGCAGGAGGCGTTCAGTCCTGCCAACCTGCCGACTACCCTCAACACGTTGGCCGGGGGGGCCGGTCAACCGGTCCACGCGATGTACGCCACCCCCGAATTCTGGAACTCCGACGGGCAGCCTGCTACGCAATGGACGTTGAACTGGGCCCATGACCTCATCGACAAGGCGCCGCATCCCAAACACGGCTGA
- a CDS encoding decaprenyl-phosphate phosphoribosyltransferase — protein sequence MSEDVVTGPPANLVVGVVKAMRPRQWVKNVLVLAAPLAAAGRGVRYDYAEVLTKVSVAFVVFSLAASAIYLINDVRDVEADREHPTKRFRPIAAGVVPEWLAYAVAAVLGVASLAIAWWLTPSLAVVMAVYLAMQLGYCYGLKHQAVIDICIVSSAYLIRAIAGGAAADIPLSQWFLLTAAFGSLFMVAGKRYAELQLAERTGAAIRKSLESYTSTYLRFVWTLSATAVVVSYGLWAFERDRYSGSWYAVSMVPFTIAILRYAVDVDGGLAGEPEDIALRDRVLQLLALAWIGTVGAAVAFG from the coding sequence ATGAGTGAAGACGTGGTGACCGGCCCTCCGGCCAACCTGGTTGTCGGCGTCGTCAAGGCGATGCGCCCGCGGCAGTGGGTGAAAAACGTCCTGGTGCTGGCCGCGCCGCTCGCCGCGGCGGGCCGCGGCGTCCGATACGACTATGCCGAGGTGCTGACCAAGGTTTCGGTCGCATTCGTGGTGTTCAGCCTGGCCGCCTCGGCGATCTACCTGATCAACGACGTGCGCGATGTGGAGGCTGATCGCGAGCACCCCACCAAGAGGTTCCGCCCGATCGCGGCCGGCGTGGTGCCCGAATGGCTGGCCTACGCGGTAGCGGCGGTGCTGGGGGTGGCCTCGCTGGCCATTGCCTGGTGGCTGACCCCCAGCCTGGCCGTGGTGATGGCCGTTTACCTGGCCATGCAACTTGGGTATTGCTACGGCCTCAAGCACCAAGCGGTGATCGACATTTGCATCGTGTCGTCGGCGTATCTGATCCGCGCCATCGCCGGCGGCGCGGCGGCCGACATCCCGCTGTCCCAGTGGTTCTTGCTGACGGCCGCGTTCGGGTCGCTGTTCATGGTGGCCGGCAAACGCTACGCCGAGTTGCAGCTGGCCGAGCGTACCGGTGCGGCGATTCGCAAGTCGCTGGAAAGCTATACCAGCACCTATCTTCGATTCGTCTGGACGCTCTCGGCCACCGCCGTGGTGGTGTCCTACGGGTTGTGGGCGTTCGAACGCGACCGTTACTCGGGATCGTGGTATGCGGTGTCGATGGTCCCGTTCACCATCGCGATCCTGCGCTACGCCGTGGACGTCGACGGGGGGCTGGCCGGGGAGCCCGAAGACATCGCACTGCGCGACCGGGTATTGCAGTTGCTGGCGCTGGCGTGGATAGGAACAGTTGGGGCCGCTGTTGCCTTCGGCTAG
- the glf gene encoding UDP-galactopyranose mutase has translation MTARFDLFVVGSGFFGLTIAERVATQLGKRVLVVERRPHIGGNAYSEPEPQTGIEVHKYGAHLFHTSNKKVWDYVRRFTDFTDYRHRVFAMHNGQAYQFPMGLGLVSQFFGRYFSPAEARRLIAEQASEIHTADAQNLEEKAISLIGRPLYEAFVKGYTAKQWQTDPAELPAAVINRLPVRYTFDNRYFSDTYEGLPVDGYTAWLQNMAADDRIEVRLDTDWFDVRDALRAASPDAPVVYTGPIDRYFDYAEGRLGWRTLDFEVEVLGDCGDFQGTPVMNYNDLDVPYTRIHEFRHFHPERDYPTDKTVIMREYSRFADDDDEPYYPINTEADRALLAAYRTRAKSETASSKVLFGGRLGTYQYLDMHMAIASALSMYENVLAPHLRDGAELDGGVRQ, from the coding sequence ATGACCGCACGTTTCGACCTTTTCGTCGTCGGTTCCGGATTCTTCGGCCTGACGATCGCCGAGCGCGTGGCTACCCAACTCGGCAAGCGGGTGCTCGTTGTCGAGCGACGCCCGCACATCGGCGGCAACGCCTATTCCGAGCCGGAGCCACAGACCGGGATCGAGGTTCACAAGTACGGCGCGCACCTGTTCCACACCTCCAATAAGAAGGTGTGGGACTACGTGCGGCGGTTCACCGACTTCACCGATTACCGGCATCGGGTGTTCGCGATGCACAACGGGCAGGCCTACCAGTTCCCGATGGGTCTGGGCCTGGTGTCGCAGTTCTTCGGCAGATACTTCAGCCCGGCCGAAGCGCGCCGGCTGATCGCCGAACAGGCATCCGAAATCCACACCGCCGACGCGCAGAACCTCGAGGAGAAGGCCATCTCGCTGATCGGTCGGCCGCTCTACGAGGCATTCGTCAAGGGCTACACCGCCAAGCAATGGCAGACCGACCCCGCTGAGTTGCCGGCTGCCGTCATTAATCGGCTGCCGGTGCGCTACACCTTCGACAACCGGTACTTCAGCGACACCTATGAGGGCCTGCCGGTCGACGGCTACACGGCGTGGCTACAGAACATGGCCGCCGACGACCGCATCGAGGTCAGGTTGGACACCGACTGGTTCGACGTTCGCGACGCACTGCGCGCGGCCAGCCCGGATGCCCCGGTCGTTTATACCGGTCCGATCGACCGCTACTTCGATTACGCCGAGGGCCGGCTGGGCTGGCGCACCTTGGACTTCGAGGTGGAAGTGCTAGGCGACTGCGGTGATTTTCAGGGCACGCCGGTGATGAACTACAACGACCTCGACGTCCCGTACACCCGTATCCACGAGTTCCGGCACTTCCACCCCGAGCGCGATTACCCGACGGACAAGACGGTGATCATGCGCGAATACTCCCGGTTCGCCGACGACGACGACGAGCCCTACTATCCGATCAACACCGAGGCCGACCGCGCCCTGTTGGCCGCCTACCGGACCAGGGCGAAGTCCGAGACCGCGTCATCGAAGGTCCTGTTCGGCGGTCGCTTGGGCACCTACCAATATCTGGATATGCATATGGCCATTGCCAGCGCTTTGAGCATGTACGAAAACGTTCTCGCGCCGCACCTACGCGACGGCGCCGAACTGGACGGAGGCGTGCGGCAATGA
- a CDS encoding phosphatase PAP2 family protein, which produces MPEARPLGAPARGEVAAIVAVQSALNGRPEALTIAQGLSYFGEHSIGWLAASALGAVLSPRRRRDWLVAGAGAFAAHAAAVLVKRVVRRKRPHHPAVAVNVGTPSQLSFPSAHATSTTAAAILMSRAAGLPIGLGAAVLVPPMALSRILLGVHYPSDVAAGVALGAAVAAVAVRLDVGLQGGVSIYE; this is translated from the coding sequence ATGCCTGAAGCCCGTCCGCTGGGGGCGCCGGCGCGCGGCGAAGTCGCCGCAATTGTGGCCGTACAGTCAGCGCTGAATGGGCGACCGGAGGCGCTGACCATTGCGCAGGGCCTTTCCTACTTCGGCGAACACAGCATCGGCTGGCTGGCGGCTTCGGCGCTCGGCGCGGTTCTTTCCCCGCGGCGGCGCCGGGATTGGCTGGTCGCCGGCGCCGGCGCCTTCGCCGCCCACGCGGCGGCGGTATTGGTCAAACGGGTGGTCCGGCGCAAACGCCCCCATCATCCGGCCGTCGCCGTAAACGTCGGCACGCCAAGCCAATTGAGCTTCCCGTCGGCGCACGCGACCTCTACGACGGCCGCGGCCATCCTGATGAGCAGGGCCGCCGGCCTGCCCATCGGGCTTGGCGCGGCGGTGCTGGTGCCACCGATGGCCCTGTCCCGAATACTGCTGGGGGTGCATTACCCCAGCGACGTCGCCGCCGGTGTGGCGCTCGGCGCCGCCGTCGCGGCCGTTGCGGTGCGACTCGACGTCGGCCTGCAAGGGGGTGTGTCTATATATGAGTGA